The following DNA comes from Winogradskyella sp. PG-2.
TTCTTCTCGGAAGTGTCCACCTGCAGATTCTTCGCGCTGTAAAGCATCCTTAGCGAATAACTCTCCAAGTTCTAAGAAATCAGCTACTCGAGCCGCTTTTGCTAGCTCCTCATTAAACTCATTTTGAGAGCCAGGTACTCTAACATCTTTCCAAAACTCTGCTCTTAACTCTGAAATCTCAGTAATTGCAGACTTTAAGTCTTGAGCATTTCTAGCCATTCCACACTTATTCCACATAATTTTACCTAAACGCTTGTGAAAGTAATCAACAGAATGTGTTCCATTATTATTAATTAAGTGATCAATGTTTTTTCTAACCTCAGCCTCTGCTTCTTCAAACTCCTTGGTATCTGTTGAAATAGGACCTGTTCTAATATCATCAGATAAATAGTCACCTATTGTATAAGGTAATACAAAATATCCATCTGCTAAACCTTGCATTAATGCCGAAGCACCAAGTCTATTTGCGCCATGATCAGAGAAGTTAGCTTCACCTATACAATATAACCCAGGAACTGTAGTCATTAAATTATAATCTACCCAAACTCCACCCATTGTATAATGAACTGCTGGATAAATCATCATAGGGGTTTCATAAGGATTCTCATCTACAATTTTTTCATACATCTGGAAAAGGTTCCCATATTTAGTTTTAACAACTTCTTGACCTAATTTTTTTACTAAACTTGTATCATTCTCGTCTAACCCTTTCACATGCGCAGCCTCTTTACCATAACGCACAATTGCAGCAGCAAAATCTAAATATACAGCTTCTCCTGTCGCATTAACACCAAAACCAGCATCACTTCGCTCTTTGGCAGCACGAGATGCGACATCACGTGGTACTAAATTACCAAATGCAGGATAACGACGTTCTAAATAATAATCGCGATCTTCTTCAGCAAGATCTGTTGGCTTTAAGGTTTTATTTCTAATAGCTTCAACATCTTTTAAATATTTTGGCACCCAAATACGTCCATCGTTACGTAAAGACTCGGACATTAAGGTTAACTTAGACTGGTGATCTCCAGAAACTGGTATACATGTTGGGTGAATCTGTGTGTAACAAGGATTTGCAAAGTAAGCACCACGCTTGTGTGCTTTCCAAGCTGCTGTTACATTAGATCCCATAGCATTTGTAGATAAGAAAAATACATTACCATAACCACCTGTACCTAAAACAACAGCGTGAGCAGAATGTCTTTCAATTTCTCCAGTAATTAAGTTACGAGTTATTATACCTCTTGCTTTTCCATCAACTTTTACAACGTCTAACATTTCGTGTCGGTTGTACATCTTTATTTTACCACGACCAATCTGACGATTCATAGCAGAATAAGCTCCTAATAATAATTGCTGACCGGTTTGTCCTGCAGCATAAAAGGTTCGTGATACTAATACTCCACCAAACGAACGGTTATCTAATAATCCACCATACTCACGAGCAAAAGGAACGCCTTGCGCTACACATTGATCGATAATATTTGTAGACACCTCTGCTAAACGATAAACGTTAGCTTCTCTAGATCGGTAATCACCTCCCTTTACAGTATCGTAAAACAATCTATAGGTTGAATCACCATCCCCTTGATAATTTTTTGCAGCATTAATTCCTCCTTGAGCCGCAATAGAGTGAGCTCGTCTTGGTGAATCTTGAAAACAAAATGCTTTTACATTATAACCTAACTCTGCTAGAGTCGCAGCAGCTGATCCACCTGCTAATCCTGTACCAACAACAATAACATCTATGTTACGTTTGTTTGCTGGATTTACTAAGTCAATGTGATTTTTATAATTAGTCCATTTGTCTGAAATTGGACCTTCTGGTATTTTAGAATCTAAAGCCATATTAGATATAATTTTAATGTCCTGTTAAATGATGAAATAATGCAATGAAAATGAACCCTAAAGGAATACCAATCGCATATATTTTACTAAACTTCTTCAATCCATCGGTGTATTTATTGTTAGCACCAACTGATTGAAATGCTGAACTAAAACCATGTAATAAGTGTAATGCTAAGAATATGAATGCCACAACATAAGCTCCTACACGCAATGGGCTATGGAATTTTTCAACTAATTCGTGAAAATATCTATACTCACCATTGTGCATACCTGTCATATCACCAACAATATACTTTGTGTTTATTTCTGGAATCCAAAAATCTATAAAGTGAAGCACCATAAAAGCTAAAATTGCCAAACCACTCCAAATCATGTTTCTACTCATCCATGATGAATTAGCAGCTCCATTATTTTTAACATAACTTATTTGTCTTGATCTATTATTCTTGATTTCAAGTACAAAGCCCATAACAAAGTGAAAAATCACTCCTAAAATTAATAGAGGTTGTAATAAATACTGCACTGCCCAAAAAGTTCCCATAAAGTGAGACGCTTCGTTAAACGCATCAGAACTAAAAACCGAGAGTATGTTAATTGCAAAATGTTGTAATAAAAAAACCATTAGGAAGAGTGCCGAAAGCGCCATGGCAAACTTTCTTCCAATCGACGAATTTAGAATTCCGCTCATTGTATTGTAGTTAGTTATTTGTACGACAAAGATACTGCGCAAACGTTGTAATGGCAACTACACTTAATTATAATTATTTATTTAGAATGATTTTAATCTAAAAGTTGAATCTTGGATTGACTATAGAATTATAAATAGAACCAAACTGATAACTAAAACCAACACTTACAGAGTAGTTATAACCAGATTGTAACTGCTGCTGCTGCAACAATAACTCTTCTAAAGAGACGTCTCCAGCAGGTAAATTAATTTGGTCTCTTGTTATTCTATAGTTGCCTCCAATATTAAAGTTAAAGCCTTTAAAAACACGAACGTTAGCACCTAAATAAAATCCAAAAGACT
Coding sequences within:
- a CDS encoding fumarate reductase/succinate dehydrogenase flavoprotein subunit, which codes for MALDSKIPEGPISDKWTNYKNHIDLVNPANKRNIDVIVVGTGLAGGSAAATLAELGYNVKAFCFQDSPRRAHSIAAQGGINAAKNYQGDGDSTYRLFYDTVKGGDYRSREANVYRLAEVSTNIIDQCVAQGVPFAREYGGLLDNRSFGGVLVSRTFYAAGQTGQQLLLGAYSAMNRQIGRGKIKMYNRHEMLDVVKVDGKARGIITRNLITGEIERHSAHAVVLGTGGYGNVFFLSTNAMGSNVTAAWKAHKRGAYFANPCYTQIHPTCIPVSGDHQSKLTLMSESLRNDGRIWVPKYLKDVEAIRNKTLKPTDLAEEDRDYYLERRYPAFGNLVPRDVASRAAKERSDAGFGVNATGEAVYLDFAAAIVRYGKEAAHVKGLDENDTSLVKKLGQEVVKTKYGNLFQMYEKIVDENPYETPMMIYPAVHYTMGGVWVDYNLMTTVPGLYCIGEANFSDHGANRLGASALMQGLADGYFVLPYTIGDYLSDDIRTGPISTDTKEFEEAEAEVRKNIDHLINNNGTHSVDYFHKRLGKIMWNKCGMARNAQDLKSAITEISELRAEFWKDVRVPGSQNEFNEELAKAARVADFLELGELFAKDALQREESAGGHFREEYQTAEGEAMRKKEFQYVSAWEYKGEPKDAVLHKEELAYENIKVKERSYK
- a CDS encoding succinate dehydrogenase cytochrome b subunit, with the translated sequence MSGILNSSIGRKFAMALSALFLMVFLLQHFAINILSVFSSDAFNEASHFMGTFWAVQYLLQPLLILGVIFHFVMGFVLEIKNNRSRQISYVKNNGAANSSWMSRNMIWSGLAILAFMVLHFIDFWIPEINTKYIVGDMTGMHNGEYRYFHELVEKFHSPLRVGAYVVAFIFLALHLLHGFSSAFQSVGANNKYTDGLKKFSKIYAIGIPLGFIFIALFHHLTGH